A stretch of Metabacillus sp. FJAT-52054 DNA encodes these proteins:
- a CDS encoding sigma-70 family RNA polymerase sigma factor: MNAGKLKETHSLDQEEVLHELMDQYADELSYLAYSYVKNIETAKDLVQNTFVSAYTHLDSFEGNSNMKTWLYRITINKCKDYLKSSAYKRLVLTGAVKENADTGANPAQRFEQKEQATAIRQILEKLPVKYREVIIMMYYQDLTTKEIAEVLKIPEASVRTRLRRAKDKLTPLLQKEALGYE, from the coding sequence ATGAACGCCGGCAAATTAAAAGAAACCCATTCCTTAGATCAAGAAGAAGTCCTTCATGAATTGATGGATCAATACGCGGATGAATTGTCTTACCTTGCCTACTCCTATGTGAAAAACATAGAGACAGCAAAGGATTTAGTTCAAAATACGTTCGTCTCAGCTTATACGCACCTGGATTCATTTGAAGGCAACTCGAATATGAAAACATGGCTCTACCGAATTACGATCAATAAATGCAAGGATTACTTGAAAAGCTCCGCCTACAAAAGACTGGTGCTGACTGGAGCAGTGAAGGAAAACGCAGATACAGGAGCTAATCCTGCCCAAAGATTTGAACAAAAAGAACAGGCCACGGCCATTCGGCAGATTCTCGAAAAGCTGCCCGTTAAATACAGAGAGGTCATCATTATGATGTACTATCAGGATCTCACTACTAAAGAGATAGCAGAAGTGCTAAAAATACCGGAGGCGTCAGTCCGGACGAGACTTCGCAGAGCTAAGGACAAATTGACGCCTCTTCTTCAAAAGGAGGCCCTTGGATATGAATGA
- a CDS encoding NCS2 family permease, with protein MKKYFQFEELGTNYRKEIIGGLTTFLSMAYILFVNPNTLSLSTVPDLPASMRMDPGAVFTATALAAAVGTLLMGLLARYPVALAPGMGLNAFFAFSVVLTMGIPWQTALSGVLVSGIFFTLLTLSGLREKIINAIPAELKFAVGAGIGLFITFVGFQSAGIIVNNDAVLVGLGNFRDGKTLLAVFGVIITVIMLVKKVNGGIFFGMLITAVVGMATGLIDLPTKVVGAVPSLEPTFGAAITHLDQIFTLQMLVVILTFLFVDFFDTAGTLVAVSHQAGLTKDNKLPRAGKALFADAGATTIGAILGTSTTTSYIESSAGVAAGARTGFASVVTAALFLLTLFFSPLLSVITASVTAPALIIVGVLMVSSLGEIDWKRFEIAVPSFLTIIAMPLSYSIATGIAMGFIFYPITMIMSGRRKEIHPVMYGLFVIFVLYFVFLANH; from the coding sequence ATGAAAAAGTATTTTCAGTTTGAAGAGCTCGGGACGAATTATCGGAAAGAGATCATCGGCGGATTAACCACCTTCCTTTCCATGGCGTACATTCTATTCGTCAATCCGAATACCCTTTCTCTAAGCACGGTCCCAGATCTTCCTGCAAGCATGAGAATGGATCCGGGCGCGGTCTTTACGGCAACAGCCCTGGCTGCTGCGGTTGGAACATTGCTCATGGGACTGCTCGCCCGCTATCCCGTTGCACTGGCACCGGGTATGGGTTTGAACGCATTTTTTGCATTTTCCGTTGTTTTAACGATGGGGATTCCATGGCAGACAGCTTTGTCGGGCGTATTGGTATCAGGTATCTTCTTCACTCTTTTAACCCTCTCAGGACTTCGTGAGAAAATCATTAATGCGATACCGGCAGAACTGAAATTTGCCGTCGGAGCCGGAATCGGTCTTTTCATCACTTTTGTTGGTTTTCAAAGTGCAGGCATTATCGTTAATAATGATGCCGTCCTTGTCGGTCTTGGAAATTTCCGTGACGGGAAAACACTGCTGGCTGTTTTTGGAGTCATCATTACGGTCATCATGCTTGTGAAAAAAGTGAACGGCGGAATTTTCTTCGGAATGCTGATTACAGCTGTCGTGGGTATGGCCACAGGACTCATCGATCTTCCGACAAAGGTAGTTGGTGCAGTTCCGAGCCTTGAACCTACTTTCGGTGCAGCCATCACACACTTGGATCAAATCTTCACTCTGCAAATGCTTGTTGTCATCCTTACATTCCTGTTTGTCGATTTCTTTGATACTGCCGGCACACTCGTTGCCGTTTCCCACCAAGCGGGGTTGACAAAGGATAACAAACTTCCGCGTGCAGGAAAAGCGCTCTTCGCTGATGCGGGAGCCACGACGATTGGAGCAATCCTTGGTACTTCCACAACCACTTCTTATATTGAATCATCCGCTGGAGTAGCAGCGGGAGCCCGAACAGGATTCGCATCGGTCGTAACAGCCGCTCTATTCCTGTTAACCTTGTTCTTCTCGCCGCTCCTCTCAGTTATCACGGCATCTGTTACAGCCCCGGCATTAATCATCGTCGGTGTATTGATGGTCTCCTCTCTTGGAGAAATCGACTGGAAGCGATTCGAAATCGCCGTTCCATCGTTCCTGACCATCATTGCCATGCCGCTTAGCTACAGCATCGCAACTGGAATTGCCATGGGCTTCATCTTCTACCCGATCACGATGATCATGAGCGGAAGAAGAAAAGAAATCCATCCGGTCATGTACGGACTGTTTGTCATCTTTGTTCTGTATTTTGTTTTCCTAGCGAATCATTAA
- a CDS encoding DUF4179 domain-containing protein: MNDPFNKKDYLTDHEKQQLRFSKHDRNMVFEKIRQQQPAKERPSRFKKAMAYVLTPAAVGLIAILVAVQTPIKEDIISAFPALGSLSSQYGSPELKSAVQKNKPQIINKSAEDKGIKITIKEVLYDGPRISMFYEVDYKGKEYDHIQTNFTFTANGEDMRNKHILSGNMMGMPKGTPKNLHFATIEFKKKMPKKIKLEVKSKSVFVSDLEGDHYGPSKEVMGKWAFSFPVEKKGTEYRYTPNIKAKKEYEFSIKEIVFAPTGIQLSTNMSNWRGKYNDDALTSYYLFDDKGNRLEIKNHAHTDYERKDGKINENTIAVFKPMERIPEYVTVRTKMYYYPEQNKNVKKGITENLPLYMPQNKDGGITITKVEQKKNEVWVYYEVKGDDPQERKYFFNLLKLKDGKVVEWLDDQTLKSADSSRKHIAKFKTSYSKDLQFEVSSPPETIEEFKVKVPLKKEYLEKR; the protein is encoded by the coding sequence ATGAATGATCCATTTAACAAAAAAGACTACCTTACTGATCATGAGAAACAGCAGCTGAGGTTCAGCAAGCACGACCGGAATATGGTATTTGAAAAAATCAGGCAGCAGCAGCCTGCAAAAGAACGTCCTTCAAGATTCAAAAAAGCGATGGCCTATGTCCTGACTCCAGCAGCCGTCGGATTAATTGCCATTCTGGTAGCTGTGCAAACACCGATAAAAGAAGACATTATTTCAGCCTTTCCCGCTCTAGGCTCTCTTTCTTCCCAATATGGAAGTCCTGAATTGAAGTCTGCTGTTCAAAAGAATAAACCACAGATTATTAACAAATCAGCAGAGGACAAAGGCATTAAAATCACGATTAAAGAAGTGCTCTATGACGGCCCCCGTATTTCAATGTTTTATGAAGTGGATTATAAAGGCAAAGAATATGACCATATCCAGACTAATTTTACTTTTACCGCCAACGGAGAGGACATGCGCAATAAGCATATCCTGAGCGGAAACATGATGGGTATGCCAAAGGGTACCCCTAAAAACCTTCATTTCGCAACGATTGAATTTAAGAAGAAAATGCCGAAAAAAATCAAACTCGAAGTTAAATCAAAGTCTGTATTTGTGTCTGATTTGGAGGGAGACCATTACGGACCATCAAAAGAAGTAATGGGAAAATGGGCATTTTCATTCCCAGTTGAGAAAAAGGGAACCGAATACCGCTACACGCCAAATATAAAAGCAAAGAAAGAATACGAGTTTTCCATAAAAGAAATTGTATTTGCGCCAACGGGCATTCAGCTTTCCACCAACATGTCCAATTGGAGAGGAAAGTATAATGACGATGCCCTTACTAGTTATTATCTGTTTGATGACAAAGGCAATCGGCTTGAAATTAAGAACCATGCACATACAGACTACGAACGAAAAGATGGCAAGATAAACGAAAATACCATCGCGGTTTTCAAACCGATGGAGCGCATCCCGGAATACGTCACGGTCCGAACTAAAATGTACTATTACCCTGAACAGAATAAGAATGTGAAGAAAGGCATTACCGAAAACCTACCGCTCTATATGCCACAAAATAAAGATGGCGGCATTACGATTACGAAGGTTGAACAGAAAAAGAATGAAGTGTGGGTTTATTATGAGGTAAAAGGCGATGACCCCCAGGAAAGAAAATACTTTTTCAACCTGCTTAAATTAAAGGATGGGAAAGTGGTTGAATGGCTGGATGATCAAACTCTGAAATCTGCTGACAGCAGCAGGAAACACATCGCTAAATTCAAAACATCCTACAGCAAGGACTTACAATTTGAAGTATCATCACCGCCTGAAACGATAGAGGAGTTCAAAGTCAAAGTCCCTCTCAAAAAAGAATACCTTGAAAAAAGATGA